One Niabella beijingensis DNA window includes the following coding sequences:
- a CDS encoding PhnA domain-containing protein: MSTVITPALRERCEGTCELCAADTAVAAFAVSPKNNDAIEHEVALCQTCLEALDNGDAARHWQCLAGSIWHSEPAVQALSYRILYKNKEQSWAEDILNSVELDEAVVHWAMTVFEEKAVHRDSNGNELQNGDTVVLTQNLNVKGTSFTAPKGTVVRKIRLVAGDTGQIEGKINEQVIVILTQFVRKS; this comes from the coding sequence ATGAGTACAGTAATTACCCCGGCGTTACGGGAACGGTGTGAAGGCACTTGCGAACTTTGCGCGGCGGACACCGCGGTTGCGGCATTTGCGGTGAGTCCGAAAAATAATGATGCCATCGAACATGAAGTAGCGTTATGCCAGACCTGTCTGGAAGCGCTTGATAACGGGGATGCGGCCCGCCACTGGCAGTGTCTGGCAGGCAGTATCTGGCATTCGGAACCTGCTGTACAGGCATTGAGCTATCGTATCTTATACAAGAATAAAGAGCAATCCTGGGCGGAGGATATTTTGAATTCAGTGGAGCTGGATGAAGCGGTCGTTCACTGGGCGATGACGGTATTTGAAGAAAAGGCGGTGCACCGCGACAGCAACGGAAATGAATTGCAGAACGGCGATACAGTAGTTCTGACACAGAATCTGAATGTTAAGGGTACCAGTTTTACCGCACCCAAAGGAACGGTTGTCCGCAAGATCCGGCTGGTGGCCGGTGACACCGGGCAGATCGAGGGCAAGATCAATGAACAGGTAATTGTGATCCTTACACAATTTGTACGTAAATCCTGA
- a CDS encoding methyltransferase domain-containing protein — MMQNNEIGTGKELELQGEALLTERAGFFESDERFHELYPLPIAALARRHWTPIEVARSAAAFLSTHKDVRILDIGCGVGKFCLSAAYFAADARFYGVEQRASLLHQAEEAKKVLQLGNVHFIHANFTQLDFSNYDHFYFFNAFYENLDGTEKIDDSIAYSNELFDYYNRYLYRLLDQKPAGTRMVTYHSMEDEMPADYYVVDELSNNLLKFWIKA; from the coding sequence ATGATGCAGAATAACGAGATCGGGACAGGAAAAGAATTAGAGTTGCAGGGCGAAGCGCTGTTGACGGAACGGGCCGGATTTTTTGAATCCGACGAGCGGTTTCATGAGCTTTATCCGTTGCCCATAGCGGCACTTGCCCGGCGGCACTGGACCCCGATTGAAGTGGCAAGAAGTGCTGCGGCATTCCTTTCCACCCATAAAGATGTCCGGATACTGGACATCGGTTGTGGTGTCGGTAAGTTCTGTTTGTCTGCAGCCTATTTTGCAGCGGATGCCCGGTTTTACGGTGTGGAGCAACGGGCTTCATTATTGCACCAGGCAGAAGAGGCGAAGAAGGTACTGCAGCTGGGAAATGTCCATTTTATACATGCCAATTTTACACAGCTTGATTTCAGCAACTACGATCATTTCTATTTTTTCAATGCATTCTATGAGAACCTGGACGGAACGGAAAAGATCGATGACAGTATCGCTTATTCCAATGAATTGTTTGACTACTATAACCGCTATCTCTACCGGTTGCTGGATCAGAAACCTGCAGGTACAAGGATGGTGACCTATCACAGTATGGAGGATGAAATGCCTGCGGACTATTATGTAGTGGATGAACTTTCCAATAACCTGCTTAAATTCTGGATAAAGGCTTAA
- a CDS encoding Crp/Fnr family transcriptional regulator, with the protein MSINGLFPIEKWDFSSDSILSGLSMEDLEPLMTHRLEQVYKKGEVIFREGGFPQGIFYIMEGMVKKYKVNDSGREQLFYVANTGELIGYHAVLSEDRYPDSAAALENSRIAFIPKEDFLETLQRSPVLNSRLLKTLSREFAVLINGLSLIAQRSVKERLALQLIVLREKYKVDFKPGMPVSINMSREDLANLVGTATENAIRILTEFKEDGILETKGRKIIILDINRLIKIANYR; encoded by the coding sequence ATGAGCATTAACGGACTTTTTCCAATAGAAAAATGGGATTTCAGCAGCGATTCGATTCTTTCGGGGTTATCCATGGAGGACCTGGAACCTTTGATGACACACCGTTTGGAGCAGGTATATAAAAAAGGCGAGGTCATCTTCAGGGAAGGTGGCTTTCCGCAGGGGATCTTCTACATCATGGAAGGAATGGTCAAAAAATACAAGGTAAATGACTCAGGCAGGGAACAACTCTTTTATGTGGCCAATACCGGTGAGCTGATCGGTTACCATGCGGTGCTTTCCGAAGACCGCTATCCGGATTCTGCTGCCGCACTCGAGAACAGCCGGATTGCTTTTATACCCAAAGAAGATTTTTTAGAAACACTGCAGCGCTCCCCCGTTTTAAACAGCCGGTTGTTAAAGACCCTTAGCCGGGAATTCGCGGTCCTGATCAATGGCCTGAGTTTGATCGCACAACGATCGGTAAAGGAACGGCTGGCACTTCAGCTGATCGTACTCCGGGAAAAATACAAAGTGGATTTCAAACCAGGCATGCCGGTCTCGATCAATATGAGCCGCGAGGATCTTGCCAATCTTGTGGGTACCGCAACCGAAAATGCCATACGGATACTGACCGAATTCAAGGAGGACGGTATTCTTGAAACAAAAGGCAGAAAGATCATTATACTTGATATAAACCGGCTGATCAAAATCGCCAATTACAGGTAG
- a CDS encoding class I SAM-dependent methyltransferase gives MTAARRNKAEKFWDRTAGHYDKEEQKDEKIYRGIIERTKDFLTSADTILDFGCGTGTASNELSAVVKEIHAFDTSSRMIEIARSKTPKKRVTYIHSTIFDNRLKTDFYDAVLGFYILHLLEDPQPAVSKIYERLKPGGLFLSVTPCMGEKPFLARVFSLLGKLGMAPEMQPLKPAGLERLITAASFTIIESSLLPGTKNQYFIAAKKAAILH, from the coding sequence ATGACAGCAGCCCGCCGCAACAAAGCCGAAAAATTCTGGGACAGGACCGCAGGCCATTACGACAAAGAAGAACAAAAAGATGAAAAGATCTATCGCGGGATCATTGAAAGAACGAAAGACTTTTTGACGTCAGCGGACACCATACTGGACTTTGGCTGCGGAACAGGAACTGCCTCCAATGAACTGTCGGCAGTGGTAAAGGAGATTCATGCATTTGATACTTCATCACGAATGATTGAGATCGCCCGGTCAAAAACACCAAAAAAAAGGGTCACTTATATCCATTCAACAATTTTTGACAACCGGTTGAAAACAGATTTCTATGATGCCGTGCTGGGGTTTTATATATTGCATTTGCTGGAAGATCCGCAGCCCGCAGTATCAAAAATATACGAACGTTTAAAACCCGGCGGCCTGTTTCTGTCTGTTACGCCCTGTATGGGTGAAAAGCCGTTCCTCGCCCGCGTTTTCTCGCTCCTGGGCAAACTGGGAATGGCACCTGAAATGCAGCCGCTTAAACCGGCTGGTCTGGAACGGCTCATAACAGCCGCATCATTTACGATCATCGAAAGCAGCCTGCTGCCCGGGACCAAAAACCAGTATTTCATTGCAGCAAAAAAAGCAGCGATACTACACTAA
- a CDS encoding condensation domain-containing protein, with protein MTEPRIKRKMLFAERMMYNDGVTPFNGLFPLRIRGVLTREQLQHALKRLQEKHPVLAAAVTVDGKGMPWFESTVPEAAIPIRIAERCSDEMWKEETVKEWNTGFNAQNGPLIRLVWIRGTALSELLLVFHHCMCDGGSALALVKEFLLLMDQPDADIGRERVFTGLADVVPASVLHNRKKILRARFLGKAGYLLLHALPLRKRTIDRGPDYLLNWKLSEEETRQLLRNCKAIGATVNTVISLALLSAFASVRGKKAFNKITCPVEIRKYAPEIREDAMFAFGLMLVLSMDKAAGLDFATRAQRMQALASKRLARLNAYDSLMMFEYAHPVLPRMIDFLKYGKSTNDCMFSNLGLLNIPAGYRHFTVDTIFSPSVIGPLGNPTTLISSTFKKQLDFSFVSSEGYIPYTEAVAIKKTLMGLLLRLQPDRDPD; from the coding sequence ATGACAGAGCCAAGAATAAAAAGAAAGATGCTGTTTGCAGAGCGGATGATGTACAATGACGGCGTAACTCCTTTTAACGGGTTGTTCCCGCTAAGGATTCGGGGTGTACTGACGCGTGAGCAACTGCAACACGCACTGAAGCGGCTGCAGGAAAAACACCCGGTACTTGCGGCGGCGGTAACAGTCGACGGGAAAGGAATGCCCTGGTTTGAGAGCACGGTGCCGGAAGCAGCCATACCCATACGCATTGCGGAACGCTGTTCGGATGAAATGTGGAAGGAGGAGACGGTGAAAGAATGGAATACCGGTTTTAATGCACAGAACGGGCCGCTGATCCGGCTGGTATGGATCCGTGGTACTGCTCTTTCGGAACTGCTGCTGGTATTTCATCATTGTATGTGTGATGGTGGCTCGGCATTGGCACTTGTAAAAGAGTTCCTGTTGCTGATGGATCAGCCCGACGCGGATATCGGCAGGGAACGGGTATTTACAGGGCTGGCGGATGTGGTACCGGCTTCCGTACTGCACAACCGCAAAAAAATACTCCGTGCCCGGTTCCTGGGTAAGGCCGGTTACCTGTTGCTGCATGCACTCCCGTTGCGGAAAAGAACGATTGACCGCGGGCCGGATTACCTGCTGAACTGGAAGCTCTCCGAAGAGGAAACCCGGCAGCTGCTTCGGAACTGTAAGGCGATCGGAGCGACCGTTAATACGGTCATCAGCCTTGCACTGCTTAGCGCTTTTGCATCCGTACGGGGAAAAAAGGCATTCAATAAAATTACCTGCCCGGTGGAGATCCGTAAATATGCGCCTGAGATCAGGGAAGACGCCATGTTTGCTTTTGGCCTGATGCTGGTGTTATCGATGGACAAGGCAGCAGGACTGGATTTCGCAACCAGGGCACAGCGGATGCAGGCGCTGGCTTCAAAGCGGCTGGCCCGTTTGAACGCCTACGATTCGCTGATGATGTTTGAATATGCGCACCCGGTTTTGCCACGGATGATCGATTTCCTGAAGTATGGAAAATCGACGAATGACTGTATGTTCTCGAATCTGGGACTGCTCAATATTCCGGCGGGATACCGCCACTTCACAGTGGATACCATCTTCAGTCCTTCGGTGATCGGCCCGCTGGGAAATCCGACCACATTGATCAGCTCGACATTTAAAAAACAACTCGACTTCAGCTTCGTATCCAGCGAGGGGTATATTCCTTATACCGAAGCTGTGGCCATAAAAAAAACGCTTATGGGTCTGTTGCTGCGCCTGCAGCCGGACCGCGATCCAGATTGA
- a CDS encoding SulP family inorganic anion transporter: MSAIFRPKLFTTLKGYTREQFGKDAMAGLIVGIVALPLAIAFAIASGVSPEKGLYTAVIAGFIISALGGSRVQIGGPTGAFIVIVYGIVQTYGVNGLIIATFMAGILLILMGVLRLGSVIRFIPFSLITGFTSGIALIIFASQIKELLGLKMGAIPADFVDKWIAYASNFGSVNPYAVLVAVITVLVMQFSQKITRRIPGSLIALFITTGLVHWLHLPVGTIGDRFGAIPSSLPGPHMPSLDLATIRQMLLPAFTIALLGGIESLLSAVVADGMIGGRHRSNTELVAQGTATIFSAIFGGIPATGAIARTATNVKSGGRTPVAGIIHALTLLLIMYVAGKWATLIPMATLAGVLVVVAYNMSEWESFRSVLRGPKNDRVILLVTFLLTVFVDLTVAIELGMIVAAFLFMRNMIRSSGVTRLPVNAAEEDALENYTAVPAGAEVFEITGPLFFGVVYKFRDAMKFIDHDPRVLIIRMRKVPIIDATGIKTLRDMHADAVKRDIKLILSEIESEQVMTELRTSRLLFAIGKANVTSSFAEAIERSRLFCSGSAQHR, encoded by the coding sequence ATGTCCGCTATATTCAGGCCAAAGCTGTTTACCACTTTAAAGGGCTACACCCGGGAGCAGTTTGGCAAAGACGCTATGGCGGGCCTTATCGTTGGCATTGTTGCCCTCCCGCTGGCGATCGCTTTTGCAATCGCTTCAGGTGTATCTCCTGAAAAAGGGTTGTATACCGCCGTGATCGCGGGTTTTATCATCTCTGCCCTTGGCGGCAGCCGGGTGCAGATCGGCGGACCCACCGGTGCATTTATTGTGATCGTTTACGGAATTGTGCAAACCTACGGAGTGAACGGGTTGATCATCGCTACTTTTATGGCAGGAATCCTGCTCATTCTTATGGGAGTGCTCCGGCTCGGATCCGTTATCCGGTTTATTCCTTTTTCGCTTATTACCGGCTTCACCAGCGGAATCGCGCTCATTATCTTTGCCTCCCAGATAAAGGAGCTTTTAGGATTGAAGATGGGAGCCATACCTGCGGATTTTGTGGACAAATGGATTGCCTATGCCAGCAACTTCGGATCTGTGAATCCCTATGCAGTTCTGGTTGCTGTGATAACGGTACTGGTCATGCAGTTCTCCCAAAAAATAACCCGGAGGATTCCCGGCTCGCTGATTGCATTGTTTATTACAACCGGCCTCGTTCATTGGCTGCATTTGCCGGTAGGCACGATCGGCGACCGGTTTGGGGCGATCCCGTCTTCCCTCCCCGGACCCCATATGCCGTCCCTGGATCTTGCAACCATCAGGCAGATGCTGCTTCCTGCCTTTACGATCGCATTGCTCGGGGGAATCGAATCACTGCTTTCGGCAGTTGTGGCGGATGGGATGATAGGAGGGCGTCACCGGTCCAATACGGAACTGGTGGCCCAGGGTACCGCAACTATTTTTTCTGCAATATTCGGCGGCATACCGGCAACGGGAGCCATTGCCCGAACTGCTACCAATGTGAAAAGCGGGGGACGCACCCCCGTGGCCGGAATAATCCATGCGCTGACATTACTGCTGATCATGTATGTTGCTGGGAAATGGGCAACGCTGATCCCCATGGCCACGCTGGCCGGTGTGCTTGTGGTGGTAGCGTATAACATGAGCGAATGGGAAAGTTTTCGCTCGGTGCTCCGCGGCCCTAAAAACGATCGCGTCATATTGCTGGTGACATTTCTGCTTACCGTTTTTGTTGATCTGACGGTGGCTATTGAACTGGGAATGATCGTAGCGGCATTCCTGTTTATGCGCAACATGATACGCAGCAGCGGGGTGACGCGTTTGCCGGTGAACGCAGCGGAAGAAGATGCGTTGGAAAATTATACAGCGGTTCCAGCAGGAGCCGAGGTGTTTGAAATTACGGGTCCCCTGTTCTTTGGTGTAGTATATAAATTTCGCGATGCCATGAAATTTATCGACCATGATCCCCGGGTGCTGATCATCCGGATGCGGAAGGTGCCGATCATCGATGCTACCGGTATCAAAACACTACGAGACATGCACGCGGATGCCGTAAAACGTGATATTAAGCTCATCCTTTCTGAAATTGAAAGCGAACAGGTAATGACCGAGCTGAGAACCTCAAGGCTGTTGTTTGCGATCGGAAAGGCAAACGTGACCTCCAGCTTTGCAGAAGCTATTGAACGCAGCCGTCTGTTCTGCAGCGGCAGCGCGCAACACCGTTAA
- a CDS encoding TonB-dependent receptor: METQSQITTNLSAILGNAVPGLAPANNKATNSGQTLRGRSVLVLIDGIPQSTPLMNGQRDIRTIDPAVIERIEVIKGATSIYGNGSAGGIINYITKKTKTGDPAFGGASLLRGTVQPFNTSGTAGYRASQSVYGRVKKWDYVASGTIEYTGVQRDGEGQVLGQTDGLSNSYQYNAFAKLGYQINENSSLTAFYNFYSSTSHAKYITENGVYGEKPAIGIRGEDPGEPAGTPFNHNARITYSRKELFASTQLDVTAYINSFRSMNRYVASATAWYGPGQTKINSRKKGLRINLSTPFAVGGRLAEVTYGLDVLNDITDQDLVDGRVYIPNMNMVNIAPYAQLKLDLLQQLIFKGGVRYENAKVTIKDFNTIATGPGNEGSIFVTGGEIPYRGATFNAGLRYNKYEAFNPFVSFSQGFAINELGRIVRRATDSDLDSLKTDPIITNNYEAGFSSTFSIFNLTAAYFISTSKLGVELVDVGGYFMPQRLPETIRGYEIALSVTPSSVWKFGGSYAYVEGTSKNDDGSENYLNGSRIAPPMATGFVHFTPVPAFSLQLFWLNTGKRDRFVKNAKGLYNGNEGPVKPVDLFNFAAAYNFSKKARLGLGIENIFNKTYYTVLSQYNANNTTYFRGPGTTASLNISYTF; the protein is encoded by the coding sequence ATAGAAACACAAAGCCAGATCACCACGAATCTTTCGGCGATACTTGGCAACGCTGTTCCCGGTTTGGCGCCTGCCAATAATAAAGCAACCAATTCGGGGCAAACCCTGCGCGGCCGGTCGGTGCTGGTACTGATCGATGGTATTCCGCAATCGACACCGCTGATGAACGGCCAGCGGGATATCCGAACGATCGACCCGGCGGTTATTGAGCGGATAGAAGTAATAAAAGGTGCTACTTCCATTTATGGTAACGGGTCTGCGGGAGGTATCATCAATTATATTACAAAAAAGACAAAGACCGGAGATCCTGCTTTTGGAGGCGCTTCGCTTTTAAGAGGTACGGTTCAGCCGTTTAATACGTCCGGGACCGCTGGCTACAGGGCCTCACAAAGCGTTTACGGGCGTGTTAAAAAATGGGATTATGTTGCCAGCGGCACCATCGAGTATACCGGTGTGCAGCGGGATGGGGAAGGTCAGGTGCTGGGGCAGACAGACGGACTATCCAACAGTTATCAATACAATGCATTTGCAAAGCTGGGATACCAGATCAACGAAAATTCTTCTCTGACGGCCTTCTATAATTTTTATTCCAGCACCTCACACGCAAAATATATCACAGAGAACGGAGTATACGGAGAAAAGCCTGCGATCGGCATCAGAGGCGAAGACCCCGGCGAACCGGCAGGAACGCCATTCAATCATAATGCTAGGATCACCTATTCCCGGAAGGAGCTCTTTGCTTCCACACAACTGGATGTTACGGCCTATATCAATTCCTTCCGCTCCATGAATCGTTATGTGGCAAGCGCTACCGCGTGGTACGGTCCGGGACAGACAAAGATCAATTCCCGGAAGAAAGGCCTTCGCATCAACTTAAGCACACCTTTTGCTGTCGGTGGCCGACTGGCAGAAGTAACCTATGGCCTGGATGTGCTGAACGATATCACTGATCAGGACCTGGTAGACGGCCGGGTGTATATTCCTAATATGAACATGGTGAACATTGCACCGTATGCCCAGCTGAAGCTGGATCTGTTGCAGCAGCTGATCTTTAAAGGTGGGGTGCGCTATGAGAATGCAAAAGTTACAATAAAGGATTTTAACACCATTGCTACCGGCCCCGGCAACGAAGGCAGCATCTTTGTTACCGGTGGCGAAATCCCCTACAGGGGCGCTACATTCAACGCGGGGCTGAGATACAATAAGTATGAAGCATTCAATCCTTTTGTCAGCTTTTCGCAGGGCTTTGCGATCAATGAACTGGGGCGTATCGTTCGCCGGGCCACAGACAGCGATCTGGATAGCCTGAAAACGGATCCCATCATTACCAATAACTATGAAGCAGGTTTTTCCAGCACCTTCAGCATCTTTAACCTGACGGCCGCTTATTTTATCAGCACGTCGAAACTGGGAGTGGAGCTTGTTGATGTGGGTGGATATTTTATGCCGCAACGGCTTCCTGAAACCATCCGGGGATATGAGATCGCATTGAGCGTTACTCCTTCGTCTGTGTGGAAATTCGGCGGCTCCTATGCTTATGTGGAAGGAACATCAAAGAACGATGATGGATCCGAAAATTATCTGAACGGCTCGCGGATCGCACCACCAATGGCTACCGGTTTTGTACACTTTACACCTGTTCCTGCTTTCAGCCTGCAGCTGTTCTGGCTGAATACCGGCAAACGGGACCGGTTTGTAAAAAATGCAAAAGGGTTGTATAACGGGAATGAAGGCCCTGTGAAACCGGTTGACCTGTTTAATTTCGCTGCTGCCTATAACTTCAGCAAAAAAGCCAGGCTGGGACTGGGAATTGAAAATATATTCAATAAGACCTATTATACGGTGCTGAGCCAGTATAATGCCAATAATACCACCTATTTCCGGGGACCGGGAACAACGGCTTCTCTAAATATCAGCTACACATTCTAA